The following are from one region of the Phormidium sp. PBR-2020 genome:
- a CDS encoding alpha-amylase, with translation MVTTTRRAAEITLVADETQKLLDWVQGVQASDETIFHKSQQIARRLGAYYRPDGLTEIGFWVPELSPGEIQPKNIYLEIFTPLEDIHPSENLQTVKFRREYVNLQRDGEYMWGVLSGMKAGDADHFGSFYWLRYLDYDNDVSTIGDFLADSLPYGVYAPAELYDRDKLQRDRRDAAYFQQFRTEDGSPVKVEPPTNILQLHVNTASPNGYLSGLTQLFARISDKLANGEPLTPAEENYVGYEAVQLLPIEPTVEYLGHREHGQGFFSCSDEDRLRMDPDSESIEHESDEIRVQLKKPDTENWGYDIVIFGMAATNPSVLETQRPDEVVEFIETLHNFSTGPIQVVYDIVYGHADNQAINLLNGRFLKGPNMYGQDVNHQNPGVRAILLEMQRRKSDTGVDGIRVDGAQDFKYFNPMSGRVEYDDVYLQEMAQVPQEIAGSCRYPFTIFEDGRPWPAEGWEEISTYRDIIEFLPESFQWGPLVFAHNTPGLKKFWSRKWKRVCEVMQVGANWITGCGNHDTLRRGTQVEPDLPINWNLGKTLPEVINNAYDNPAITMLVYGFSPGLPMDFINCTMRAPWGFLRNTDDRYGVKVVAEEAGFLDWQVEPEVYDLSGIFPRLKGMGFKKVGELRQFMRGLQHAIEETDYDLDEVAHICQRHLGAESDSTAMQEEAKTITSAAELQKLNVSEKSPILQELDVGKLKEFATAFMEDAHEICNVWNHEQFLEPQQTAYNRQLREFRLARPWLRENFGARDRFNHIDEETATLYYGLRTSPDETEQVAIATHMGGDPLTVTLADWLQLDLEEWDIALTSPGLEISDLRTFALSDSQAVLLTRTNR, from the coding sequence ATGGTTACAACCACTCGTCGCGCCGCCGAAATTACCCTCGTTGCCGATGAAACCCAGAAACTTCTGGATTGGGTGCAGGGGGTTCAAGCCTCTGATGAAACGATTTTTCACAAATCGCAACAAATTGCCCGCCGTTTAGGGGCCTACTATCGTCCCGATGGCTTAACGGAAATTGGCTTCTGGGTTCCTGAACTCAGTCCTGGGGAGATTCAGCCTAAAAATATCTATTTGGAAATCTTCACTCCCCTCGAAGACATCCATCCGAGTGAAAATTTACAAACGGTTAAGTTCCGTCGCGAGTATGTGAACTTGCAGCGGGATGGGGAATATATGTGGGGGGTGTTGTCGGGGATGAAAGCCGGGGATGCTGACCACTTCGGTTCCTTCTATTGGCTGCGATATCTCGATTATGACAACGATGTCAGCACCATCGGCGACTTTCTCGCCGATTCTCTGCCCTATGGGGTCTATGCGCCAGCGGAACTCTACGATCGCGACAAACTCCAGCGCGATCGCCGCGATGCCGCCTATTTCCAACAATTCCGTACAGAGGATGGTAGCCCCGTCAAAGTTGAGCCACCCACCAACATTTTGCAGCTTCATGTCAACACGGCCTCACCCAATGGCTATCTCTCGGGGTTAACCCAACTGTTCGCGCGGATTTCCGATAAACTCGCCAACGGAGAACCCCTCACCCCGGCAGAGGAAAACTATGTGGGCTATGAGGCGGTGCAACTCCTCCCGATTGAACCCACTGTTGAATATCTCGGTCATCGAGAACATGGTCAGGGATTTTTCTCCTGTAGTGACGAAGATCGTCTACGGATGGACCCGGATAGTGAGTCAATTGAACATGAATCTGATGAAATCCGGGTGCAACTCAAGAAACCCGATACTGAAAACTGGGGCTATGACATTGTCATTTTTGGCATGGCGGCTACCAACCCTTCGGTTTTAGAAACCCAGCGTCCTGATGAAGTGGTGGAGTTTATTGAAACCCTGCATAACTTCTCAACTGGACCGATTCAAGTGGTCTATGATATTGTCTATGGCCATGCCGACAACCAAGCCATAAATCTCCTCAATGGTCGCTTCTTGAAAGGCCCCAATATGTATGGCCAGGATGTGAACCACCAAAATCCAGGGGTGCGGGCGATTCTCCTGGAGATGCAGCGTCGTAAGTCAGACACCGGCGTGGATGGGATTCGTGTTGATGGCGCTCAGGATTTCAAATACTTCAATCCGATGTCCGGGCGGGTGGAATATGATGATGTTTACCTGCAAGAAATGGCCCAGGTTCCTCAAGAGATTGCTGGCAGTTGTCGCTATCCCTTTACGATTTTTGAAGATGGACGACCCTGGCCGGCGGAGGGCTGGGAAGAGATTTCCACCTATCGAGACATTATTGAATTTTTGCCAGAAAGTTTCCAATGGGGTCCGTTAGTTTTTGCCCACAATACTCCCGGCTTGAAGAAGTTCTGGAGCCGTAAATGGAAGCGTGTCTGTGAAGTGATGCAGGTGGGAGCAAATTGGATTACCGGCTGCGGAAACCACGACACTCTACGGCGGGGAACACAAGTTGAACCCGATCTGCCCATTAACTGGAATTTGGGTAAAACCTTGCCGGAGGTAATCAATAATGCCTATGACAATCCGGCGATTACTATGTTGGTGTATGGCTTTAGTCCTGGGCTGCCCATGGACTTTATTAACTGCACCATGCGCGCGCCTTGGGGCTTTTTACGCAACACTGACGATCGCTATGGGGTGAAAGTTGTTGCCGAAGAAGCAGGATTTCTCGATTGGCAAGTTGAACCTGAGGTGTATGACCTCTCGGGCATTTTTCCCCGTCTTAAAGGCATGGGATTTAAGAAGGTGGGTGAGTTGCGGCAGTTTATGCGAGGCTTACAACACGCGATTGAAGAGACGGATTATGACTTGGATGAGGTGGCCCATATTTGTCAACGCCATTTAGGGGCTGAGTCTGATTCAACGGCGATGCAGGAGGAAGCTAAAACGATCACCTCAGCCGCTGAGTTACAAAAACTCAATGTGTCGGAGAAGTCGCCGATTCTGCAAGAGTTGGATGTGGGTAAACTGAAGGAGTTTGCGACGGCCTTTATGGAAGATGCCCATGAGATTTGCAATGTTTGGAACCATGAGCAGTTTTTAGAGCCGCAACAGACGGCCTACAATCGGCAATTACGGGAGTTCCGGTTGGCGCGGCCCTGGTTGCGGGAAAATTTCGGCGCTCGCGATCGCTTTAATCATATTGATGAAGAGACGGCAACCCTTTATTACGGACTACGCACCAGTCCTGATGAGACGGAACAGGTGGCGATCGCCACTCACATGGGCGGCGACCCCCTCACGGTCACTCTAGCCGATTGGCTACAACTGGATTTAGAGGAGTGGGACATTGCCCTCACTTCGCCGGGGTTAGAGATTAGCGATTTACGAACCTTCGCCCTCAGCGACAGTCAAGCGGTATTACTTACTCGGACGAACCGCTAA
- the glgB gene encoding 1,4-alpha-glucan branching protein GlgB, with amino-acid sequence MMTTITAEQIDKIASNQHQNPFEILGSHKLSDNNGKSAWVVRAYLPKADAAWVIRPEERDSYPMHSVHHPNFFECEIQAAELKNYQLKVKEGDRERVFYDPYAFRSPKLTEFDRYLFAEGNHHRIYEKLGAHPTEINGIAGVYFAVWAPNARNVSIVGDFNEWDGRKDQMERTESGIWELFIPQLPSGTLYKYEIKNPQGHIYLKSDPYGFAQQVRPDTASKVVDLDQYNWNDDGWIQKRRQSDPHDQPISVYELHAGSWLHTGAEHPPDKGEVVRVSQKPEGRFLTYRELAEKLIPYVKDLGYTHIELLPVAEHPYDGSWGYQVAGYFAPTARFGSPEDFMYFVDQCHANDIGIIVDWVPGHFPKDSHGLAYFDGTHLYEHEDPRKGEHKEWGTYVFNYSRNEVRNFLVSNALFWFDKYHIDGIRVDAVASMLYLDYNRKDGEWVPNRYGGHENLEAADFLRQLNYLIFGYYPGILSIAEESTAWPLVSRPTYLGGLGFNFKWNMGWMHDMLDYFSEDPIHRRYHHNHVTFSLMYAFSENFMLALSHDEVVHGKGSLWDRMPGDDWQKFANLRCLFSYMFTHPGKKTMFMGMEFGQHKEWNAWGDLQWDLLNQESHQKLKQFFKDLNQIYRSQPALYTQDFSHEGFEWIDCNDADNSIVSFIRKDQYSDEFVVTVCNFTPVPHHDYWIGVPQAGFYEEIFNSDAECYGGSNMGNAGGKATVEWSNPKWTQALPLCLPPLSVMVFKYKPDA; translated from the coding sequence ACAAAATTGCCAGTAACCAACATCAAAATCCCTTTGAAATTTTAGGCTCTCACAAACTCTCCGACAACAACGGCAAAAGCGCCTGGGTCGTGCGAGCGTACCTGCCCAAAGCCGATGCCGCCTGGGTTATCCGCCCCGAAGAACGGGATAGTTACCCCATGCACAGCGTGCATCACCCCAACTTCTTTGAATGCGAAATTCAGGCCGCCGAGCTAAAAAACTATCAACTTAAAGTCAAAGAGGGCGATCGCGAACGAGTCTTCTACGACCCCTACGCCTTCCGTTCCCCTAAACTCACCGAATTTGACCGCTACCTCTTCGCCGAAGGCAACCACCATCGCATCTACGAAAAACTCGGCGCTCATCCCACCGAAATCAACGGCATTGCCGGGGTCTACTTTGCCGTCTGGGCCCCCAACGCCCGCAACGTCTCCATCGTTGGCGACTTCAACGAATGGGACGGTCGCAAAGACCAAATGGAGCGCACCGAAAGCGGCATTTGGGAACTGTTCATTCCCCAACTCCCCTCGGGAACCCTCTATAAATACGAGATTAAAAACCCCCAAGGGCACATCTACCTCAAATCTGACCCCTACGGCTTCGCCCAACAAGTGCGGCCCGACACCGCCTCCAAAGTCGTAGACTTAGACCAGTACAACTGGAACGATGATGGCTGGATACAAAAACGCCGTCAAAGCGACCCCCACGACCAGCCTATCTCCGTCTATGAACTTCATGCCGGGTCCTGGCTGCATACCGGGGCAGAACATCCCCCCGACAAAGGGGAAGTCGTCCGTGTCTCGCAAAAGCCTGAAGGACGCTTCCTCACCTACCGAGAACTGGCTGAGAAACTCATCCCCTACGTCAAAGATCTCGGCTACACCCACATCGAACTCCTCCCCGTCGCCGAACATCCCTACGATGGCTCCTGGGGGTATCAAGTGGCCGGCTACTTTGCCCCCACCGCCCGCTTCGGCAGTCCCGAGGACTTCATGTACTTTGTCGACCAATGTCACGCCAACGACATCGGCATCATCGTCGATTGGGTTCCCGGTCACTTTCCCAAAGATAGTCATGGCCTGGCCTACTTCGACGGAACCCACCTCTACGAACATGAAGACCCCCGCAAAGGCGAACATAAAGAATGGGGAACCTACGTCTTCAACTACAGCCGCAACGAAGTCCGTAACTTCCTCGTCTCCAACGCCCTGTTTTGGTTTGACAAATACCACATCGATGGCATTCGCGTCGATGCTGTGGCCTCGATGCTGTACCTCGACTACAACCGCAAAGATGGCGAGTGGGTTCCCAACCGCTACGGCGGCCATGAAAACCTCGAAGCCGCCGACTTTCTACGGCAACTGAACTATCTCATCTTCGGCTACTATCCCGGTATCCTCTCCATTGCCGAAGAATCCACCGCCTGGCCCCTGGTTTCCCGGCCCACCTATCTCGGTGGCTTGGGCTTCAACTTCAAATGGAACATGGGCTGGATGCACGATATGCTGGACTACTTCAGCGAAGATCCCATCCATCGCCGCTATCACCACAACCACGTCACCTTTAGTTTGATGTACGCCTTCAGCGAGAACTTTATGTTGGCGTTATCCCACGATGAGGTGGTTCACGGCAAAGGCAGCCTCTGGGACCGGATGCCTGGGGATGATTGGCAGAAATTCGCCAATTTGCGCTGTTTGTTCAGCTATATGTTTACCCATCCCGGCAAGAAAACCATGTTTATGGGCATGGAGTTTGGCCAACACAAAGAATGGAACGCTTGGGGAGACTTGCAATGGGATCTGCTCAATCAGGAGTCTCACCAAAAACTCAAGCAGTTCTTCAAAGACCTCAACCAGATCTATCGCAGCCAACCGGCCCTCTATACTCAGGACTTCTCCCATGAAGGCTTTGAATGGATTGATTGCAACGATGCCGACAACAGCATTGTCTCCTTTATCCGCAAAGACCAATACAGCGACGAGTTTGTGGTGACGGTCTGTAACTTCACCCCGGTTCCCCATCATGACTATTGGATTGGGGTTCCCCAGGCCGGCTTCTATGAAGAGATTTTCAACAGTGACGCTGAATGCTACGGCGGCAGCAACATGGGCAATGCTGGGGGGAAAGCCACCGTGGAGTGGTCGAACCCGAAATGGACCCAGGCCCTGCCTCTATGTTTACCCCCGTTGAGTGTCATGGTCTTTAAATATAAGCCTGACGCCTAA